The following are from one region of the Vibrio parahaemolyticus genome:
- the artM gene encoding arginine ABC transporter permease ArtM gives MNEQHVWQMLDGLGTSLQLTAASLAVGCILALLMTLTLILRTPGLHWVSRGIITLFTGTPLLVQIFLVYYGPGQFDAVRESVLWTWLSQPWFCAMLALALNTAAYSTQLFKGAFNAIPSGQWQACRALGMNKSATLRVLLPYAIRRAVPAYSNEVILVFKGTSLASTITIMDLMGYAQRINAQTYDTLMVFGVAGAFYLSVNGILTLIFRQVEKKALAFEAV, from the coding sequence ATGAACGAACAACATGTATGGCAAATGCTGGATGGTTTAGGCACTAGCCTTCAATTAACGGCTGCGTCTTTGGCTGTCGGCTGTATTCTTGCACTATTGATGACCTTGACGTTGATTCTACGCACTCCGGGTTTGCACTGGGTAAGCCGTGGCATCATCACGCTGTTTACTGGGACACCGTTGCTGGTTCAGATTTTCTTGGTCTACTACGGCCCGGGTCAATTTGATGCAGTAAGAGAGAGTGTGCTGTGGACTTGGCTGAGCCAACCTTGGTTCTGTGCCATGTTAGCGTTGGCATTAAATACTGCCGCGTACAGTACTCAGCTTTTTAAAGGCGCGTTTAATGCGATTCCTTCAGGTCAATGGCAAGCGTGTCGTGCGCTGGGTATGAACAAAAGTGCCACGTTACGTGTGTTACTTCCTTATGCGATTCGCCGCGCGGTGCCTGCTTACTCAAACGAAGTGATTTTGGTGTTCAAAGGCACGTCTTTGGCAAGCACTATCACCATCATGGACTTGATGGGCTATGCGCAGCGCATTAATGCTCAAACCTACGATACATTAATGGTCTTCGGTGTAGCAGGCGCGTTTTATCTGAGCGTGAATGGGATTCTGACGCTTATCTTCCGCCAAGTTGAGAAGAAAGCTCTGGCTTTTGAAGCCGTATAA
- a CDS encoding dioxygenase family protein produces the protein MERRHFLALWTLMFAPFLKAESSMRPTPSQTEGPFYPVVKIPLRQNLVLKPDTLIGEVITLQGKVLDVFGRPISGVKIEIWQCDGQGIYEHPNQPSQNKFDPSFSGFGATVTEEDGRYFFQTLFPVPYSSRPPHIHIKLWRGDHELLTTQLYLKGQTSNEWWGGKARDHLQFEPVNIDGRIVGTFDFVIA, from the coding sequence ATGGAACGACGTCATTTTCTTGCGCTATGGACATTGATGTTTGCGCCATTTCTTAAAGCGGAAAGCTCGATGCGTCCGACGCCTTCTCAGACCGAAGGGCCATTTTATCCCGTGGTGAAGATTCCACTTCGCCAAAATTTAGTATTGAAACCGGATACTTTGATCGGAGAGGTGATAACGTTGCAAGGTAAAGTGTTGGATGTGTTTGGTCGTCCTATCTCTGGCGTAAAAATAGAAATTTGGCAGTGTGATGGCCAAGGAATTTATGAACATCCGAATCAACCCAGCCAAAACAAGTTTGACCCAAGTTTTTCAGGTTTTGGCGCGACAGTAACTGAAGAAGATGGACGCTATTTTTTTCAAACGTTGTTTCCTGTCCCATACAGCTCAAGACCTCCTCACATTCACATCAAACTGTGGCGTGGCGACCACGAATTGTTGACCACCCAACTCTATTTGAAAGGACAGACGAGCAACGAATGGTGGGGTGGTAAAGCTCGTGACCATTTACAGTTTGAGCCGGTAAATATTGATGGGCGAATAGTCGGAACGTTCGATT